In the genome of Streptomyces violaceoruber, the window GGCGCGCAGAACAGCCGTACCGCCTCCCGCAGTTCGGGGACGGACACCCCGGTGATCCGCTCCACGTACTCCGGCCAGTGCGCCATCGCCGCCGCCCGCGCCTCCTCCCAGCCGGACGTGCGCTCCTCGACGTAGGCCTCGTCGACCCGGCCCTCGGCGACCACCAGGTGCAGCATGCCGAGCGCGAGGGCGAGGTCGGTGCCGGGCCTGGGTGCGAGGTGCAGGTCGGCCTGTTCGGCGGTCTTCGTCCGGCGCGGGTCGACGACGATCAGGGTGCCGCCGTTCTCCCGCAGTTCGGTGAAGTAGCGCAGCGAGGGCGGCATCGTCTCCGCCGGGTTCGACCCCACGAGGATCACGCACCCGGTCCGCGGGACGTCCTCCAGCGGGAACGGCAGCCCCCGGTCGAGCCCGAAGGCCCGCGTCCCGGCCGCCGCGGCCGACGACATGCAGAACCGCCCGTTGTAGTCGATCTGCGAGGTGCCCAGCACCACCCGGGCGAACTTGCCCAGCGCGTACGCCTTCTCGTTGGTCAGCCCGCCCCCGCCGAACACCCCGAGCGCGTCCGCGCCGTACCGCGCCCGTGTGCGCTCCAGGTTCCCGGCGATCCGGTCCAGCGCCTCGTCCCAGCCGGCCGGCACCAGCGCGCCGTCGCCCGACCGCACCAGCGGCGAGGTCAGCCGCGCCCCCGGCGCCAGCACCGCCGCCGCCGTACGCCCCTTGCCGCACAGCGCGCCCCGGTTCACCGGGAAGTCCGTCCGCTCGGACACCTCGACGGTCCCGCCCTCGACGGGCGTCAGATTCATCCCGCACTGCAGGGCGCAGTACGGGCAGTGCGTGGGGGTGGTGGCGGGGGTGCGCGTGCCGGTGTTCTGCATGCCGCCCAGCCTGCGGCTGCCGTGTTACGCGACCGGGCGGCGCCCTGTTACACGGCGGGGACGGCGACCTCCCCGCCCCCGCCGGGCCGCGGTGAGGGACGCGTCATCCGGCGCCGGCCAGGGCCCGCGCCACCCCCGGTTCCCTCGGGCCGAGGAAGTGCGGGTCCGGCTCGAAGACCGCGTCCAGCGCCGCCTTGCCCGCCGCGAGGATCTCCCGGGCGCCCCCGTAGTACCAGGTCACGTCGTGCTCGTCGGCGACCCCGACGCCGTACGACGCCACCCCCGCCTCCTGGCACAGCGCGACCGCCCGGCGGATGTGGAAGCCCTGGCTGATCAGCACCGCCCGGTCGACGCCGAAGATCTTCTTCGCCCGGACGCAGGAGTCCCAGGTGTCGAACCCCGCGTAGTCGCTGACGATCCGCCCGTCGGGCACCCCGTGCCGGACCAGGTAGGCGCGCATGGCGTCCGGCTCGTCGTACTCCTCGCGGCTGTTGTCGCCGGTGACGAGGACCACCGCGATCCGCCCCGCCCGGTACAGCTCCGCCGCCGCGTCCAGCCGGTGCGCGAGGTAGGGCGACGGCTCCCCGTCCCACAGCCCGGCCCCGAAGACGACGGCGACCTCGGTGCGCGGCACGTCGGCGACGGTGCGCAGCCGGTCGTCCGTCACGACGCGCAGCCACGCGCTCGGCAGCAGCGCCAGCACACACCCGGCCACCACCACCCGCACCAGCCGCCGCTGCCCCTTCCGGGTACGCGGCAGGCGCGGTCTGCGAAGTCTCGGGCGGCGCATGCGGGCGGTCCCCTCCCCGGTCGGTTCCTGCCACCAGGGACGCCCGGGGAGTCCGTCCGGTTCGCCGCCCGCTCACACGGACGGCCCGGCGCCGTGTGAACCGACGGAAAATCCCCGTGACACCCACGCAACGGGGAGGCAATCTCCGGCCGTCACCCTCGGAGCATGACGGCGACGACAGTGACGAGCAGCAGGACCACGGCGGCCACCGGCGGCACCCCCGCCCTGGTCGTCGTCGCCCACGGCAGCCGCGACCCGCGCGCGCTCAGCACCGTACGGGCCCTCCTCGACCGGGTCCGCGCCCTGCGCCCCGCCCTGCCGGTGCACCTCGGCCACGTCGAGCTGAACGAGCCCCTGCTGCCGGACACGCTCACCGCCCTCGGCGACGGGGCGGCGGTCCTCGTCCCCCTCCTGCTGAGCCGCGGCCACCACGTCAAACGGGACATCCCGGAGATGGCCGCGGCCTCCCCGGCCCGCACCCGCGTGGCCGGCCCGCTCGGCCCGCACTCCCTCCTGGTGGACGCCCTCCAGGCCCGCCTCACGGAGGCCGGCTGGCCCATCCACCCGGGCCCGGAACACGCCGTCGTCCTCGCCTCGGCGGGCTCCCGGGACCCGGAGTCCCGGGCCGACACCGCCCGCACCGCGGCCGCCCTCGCTGCCCGCCTCGGCGTCCCGGTCGTCCCGGCATACGCCTCGGCGGCGGCCCCGACGGTCCCGGAGGCCGTACGCGCGCTGACGGACCGGGGCCACCGCCGCATCGCCCTCGCCTC includes:
- a CDS encoding SanA/YdcF family protein; the encoded protein is MRRPRLRRPRLPRTRKGQRRLVRVVVAGCVLALLPSAWLRVVTDDRLRTVADVPRTEVAVVFGAGLWDGEPSPYLAHRLDAAAELYRAGRIAVVLVTGDNSREEYDEPDAMRAYLVRHGVPDGRIVSDYAGFDTWDSCVRAKKIFGVDRAVLISQGFHIRRAVALCQEAGVASYGVGVADEHDVTWYYGGAREILAAGKAALDAVFEPDPHFLGPREPGVARALAGAG
- a CDS encoding sirohydrochlorin chelatase, yielding MTATTVTSSRTTAATGGTPALVVVAHGSRDPRALSTVRALLDRVRALRPALPVHLGHVELNEPLLPDTLTALGDGAAVLVPLLLSRGHHVKRDIPEMAAASPARTRVAGPLGPHSLLVDALQARLTEAGWPIHPGPEHAVVLASAGSRDPESRADTARTAAALAARLGVPVVPAYASAAAPTVPEAVRALTDRGHRRIALASCFTAPGRFATQCAAAAPWIASEPLGTHPAMARLLLHRYDRALGRGGASNAGREARDGTTCGSAAGARPAATEPALAG